A genomic window from Streptomyces broussonetiae includes:
- a CDS encoding erythromycin esterase family protein, translated as MTQDIRDFLTPSCDLLALGEPTHQEPAFGRVRNELFAQLVECGFRSVALETDRVAALAVNDYVQGGSGDLDAVMSEGFSHGWGALAPNRRLIAWMRAHNEHRSARERLTFHGFDAPTENYSAPSPRHCLEHARAYLGLDVDITGLAGDDERWSRTEAVMDPAMSPGATPEAEQLRLIANDMLTSLDSRAPELIAATSRERWRRARTHLTAGLGLLRYHHQSATQPVDPGPRITALMATRDALMAQNLLDVRDIEAERGATLVFAHNVHLQGAPSTWRLGDVSADWRGAGAIVAPLLGERYRFVAGSLGRSEALGLQDPGPDTYEGALQGRFPTWGLAAVATLSPARTRTDTTAQQGYFPLDQAALDTAHAVLHLADGTAAACP; from the coding sequence ATGACTCAGGACATCCGCGACTTCCTCACTCCGTCATGCGACCTCCTGGCCCTGGGTGAGCCGACCCACCAGGAACCGGCCTTCGGGCGGGTGCGCAACGAACTGTTCGCCCAGCTGGTCGAGTGCGGTTTCCGGTCCGTGGCCCTGGAGACCGACCGCGTGGCCGCGCTCGCCGTGAACGACTACGTCCAGGGGGGATCCGGCGACCTCGACGCCGTGATGAGCGAGGGCTTCTCGCACGGCTGGGGGGCACTGGCACCCAACCGGCGACTGATCGCCTGGATGCGGGCCCACAACGAGCACCGGTCGGCGCGGGAACGGCTGACCTTCCACGGCTTCGACGCCCCGACGGAGAACTACAGCGCACCCAGCCCGCGCCACTGTCTCGAACACGCCCGCGCCTACCTGGGACTGGACGTGGACATCACCGGCCTCGCCGGCGACGACGAGCGGTGGAGCCGCACGGAGGCGGTCATGGACCCGGCCATGTCGCCCGGGGCCACGCCCGAGGCCGAGCAGCTGCGTCTGATCGCGAACGACATGCTCACCTCGCTCGACTCCCGCGCTCCCGAACTGATCGCTGCCACCTCGCGCGAGCGGTGGCGCAGAGCCAGGACACACCTCACCGCCGGCCTCGGCCTGCTGCGTTACCACCATCAGTCGGCGACGCAACCCGTCGACCCCGGACCCCGGATCACGGCTCTGATGGCCACCCGGGACGCCCTCATGGCCCAGAACCTGCTGGACGTCCGGGACATCGAGGCGGAGCGGGGCGCCACCCTGGTCTTCGCCCACAACGTCCATCTGCAAGGCGCCCCGAGCACATGGCGCCTGGGCGACGTGAGCGCCGACTGGCGGGGAGCCGGCGCCATCGTGGCGCCCCTGCTCGGCGAGCGGTACCGGTTCGTGGCCGGCAGCCTGGGACGCAGCGAGGCCCTCGGCCTCCAGGATCCGGGCCCGGACACCTATGAGGGTGCTCTCCAGGGCCGTTTTCCCACCTGGGGCCTGGCGGCGGTCGCCACACTCTCCCCCGCCCGCACGCGCACCGACACCACTGCGCAGCAGGGCTACTTCCCCCTCGACCAGGCGGCCCTGGACACGGCCCACGCCGTCCTGCACCTCGCGGACGGCACTGCTGCCGCATGCCCGTGA
- a CDS encoding TioE family transcriptional regulator: protein MRPTDLAVEHGISTQAVRNYERDGFLPPAERTPSGYRIYTEAHAAALRAFLALVPAYGHATAGRIMNALHRDALDDALTIIDRGHSRLLRDRDTLDAVRTAVGHLTADSKAAPPPSREPGTRTVGELAHRLGVTPATVRSWEEAGILNPARDPATGYRLYDAADIRDAELAHLLRRGGHLLDHIAMVVRQIRTAGGTDALAASLDAWQRRLTAQGLAMLRAATHLDTYLGLLDPTAPEPFTGHRPRPE, encoded by the coding sequence ATGCGACCTACCGACCTCGCAGTCGAGCACGGCATCTCGACCCAGGCCGTCCGCAACTACGAGCGAGACGGGTTCCTCCCTCCCGCCGAACGCACACCGAGCGGCTACCGGATCTACACCGAGGCGCACGCGGCCGCGCTCCGCGCCTTTCTCGCGCTCGTCCCGGCGTACGGACACGCGACCGCCGGCCGGATCATGAACGCGCTGCACCGGGACGCACTGGACGACGCCCTGACGATCATCGACCGGGGCCACAGCCGGTTGCTCCGCGACCGGGACACCCTCGACGCGGTGCGCACGGCCGTGGGCCACCTGACAGCCGACTCCAAGGCGGCTCCGCCGCCTTCACGGGAGCCCGGCACCCGGACCGTCGGCGAACTCGCGCACCGGCTCGGTGTCACTCCGGCGACCGTACGCAGCTGGGAAGAGGCCGGGATCCTCAACCCCGCCCGGGATCCGGCCACCGGATACCGGCTCTACGACGCCGCCGACATCCGCGACGCCGAGCTGGCACACCTCCTCAGGCGCGGAGGACACCTCCTGGACCACATCGCCATGGTCGTCCGGCAGATCCGGACCGCGGGAGGCACGGACGCGCTGGCCGCCTCCCTCGACGCCTGGCAGCGCAGACTCACCGCACAGGGCCTTGCCATGCTGCGCGCGGCCACGCACCTCGACACCTATCTGGGCCTGCTCGACCCCACCGCACCAGAGCCGTTCACGGGGCATCGGCCGCGACCCGAGTGA
- a CDS encoding AAA family ATPase, protein MRVGTEHTRLIVLRGNSASGKSSVAEGVRDRFGRGLALVGQDNLRRIVLRERDRPDAANIGLIDTVARYALDAGYHVIVEGILSADRYGAMLARLRADHRGPTHGYYLDVPFQDTLARHATKPIAGQVGEADLRNWYRACDVLPGRVETVIGAGSSLAETIDHIMCDTGLSSLPPLDI, encoded by the coding sequence ATGCGAGTCGGTACCGAACACACCCGGCTGATCGTGCTGCGTGGCAACAGCGCCTCGGGCAAGTCGTCCGTCGCGGAAGGCGTCCGAGACCGGTTCGGTCGCGGTCTGGCCCTGGTCGGGCAGGACAACCTGCGCCGGATCGTGCTGCGCGAACGGGACCGGCCGGACGCGGCGAACATCGGCCTGATCGACACCGTCGCCCGCTACGCCCTGGACGCGGGCTATCACGTGATCGTGGAAGGCATCCTGAGCGCCGACCGCTACGGCGCGATGCTCGCCCGGCTGCGCGCCGACCACCGGGGGCCGACCCACGGGTACTACCTCGATGTGCCGTTCCAGGACACCCTCGCCCGCCACGCGACCAAGCCGATCGCCGGCCAGGTCGGCGAGGCCGACCTGCGGAACTGGTACCGGGCGTGCGATGTGCTGCCCGGGAGAGTGGAGACCGTCATCGGAGCCGGGAGTTCCCTCGCGGAGACGATCGACCACATCATGTGCGACACGGGCTTGTCCTCGCTGCCGCCCCTGGACATCTGA
- a CDS encoding SDR family oxidoreductase, translating into MRIFVTGASGWIGSAVVPELLDAGHHVVGLARSETSAAALVEAGAEAVRGTVDDLDVLREAAAASDGVIHLAFKHDIAFSGDFQGAAEADRRAVDTFGDVLAGTDRPFVIASGVAGLAPGHLATERDMPAIDGSPISVRAATSVATLDLASRGIRSCVVRLSPTCHGEGDNGFVPTLIAVARDKGVSGYIGDGSNRWPAVHRLDAARLFRLAVEKAPAGSVLHGGAEEGITLREVAEVIGRQLGVPVVSVAPEAAGGHFGWLGGFVGLDAPMSSTFTRELLDWQPSHPGLLDDLDKGHYFRTPATAA; encoded by the coding sequence ATCGGATCCGCCGTCGTTCCCGAGCTTCTGGACGCCGGACACCACGTCGTCGGGCTCGCCCGCTCCGAAACCTCGGCCGCCGCGCTCGTCGAGGCCGGTGCCGAGGCGGTCCGCGGCACCGTCGACGACCTCGACGTCCTGCGCGAGGCGGCCGCCGCCTCGGACGGGGTGATCCACCTCGCCTTCAAGCACGACATCGCCTTCTCCGGCGACTTCCAGGGCGCTGCCGAGGCCGACCGCCGCGCCGTCGACACCTTCGGCGACGTGCTCGCCGGCACCGACCGTCCCTTCGTCATCGCCTCCGGCGTGGCCGGCCTCGCGCCCGGCCACCTGGCGACCGAGCGGGACATGCCGGCGATCGACGGTTCGCCGATCTCCGTCCGGGCGGCCACCTCCGTGGCCACGCTCGATCTCGCCTCGCGCGGTATCCGCTCCTGCGTGGTACGGCTCTCACCGACCTGCCACGGTGAGGGGGACAACGGATTCGTGCCGACCCTGATCGCCGTCGCCCGCGACAAGGGCGTCTCCGGCTACATCGGCGACGGCTCCAACCGCTGGCCCGCCGTCCACCGCCTGGACGCCGCCCGGCTGTTCCGCCTGGCGGTCGAGAAGGCGCCCGCCGGCTCGGTCCTGCACGGCGGCGCCGAGGAGGGCATCACCCTGCGCGAGGTCGCCGAGGTGATCGGCCGTCAGCTCGGGGTGCCGGTGGTATCGGTCGCCCCCGAGGCCGCGGGCGGGCACTTCGGGTGGCTGGGCGGCTTCGTCGGCCTCGACGCCCCGATGTCGAGCACCTTCACCCGCGAGCTGCTGGACTGGCAGCCGAGCCACCCCGGCCTGCTCGACGACCTGGACAAGGGCCACTACTTCCGCACACCCGCCACCGCCGCCTGA